One segment of Candidatus Bathyarchaeota archaeon DNA contains the following:
- a CDS encoding alpha-L-fucosidase, which yields MRTEWFNQARFGMFIHWGLYSLLARGEWVRYHERIPFSEYRRLASKFNPRRYRPEEWVNLAQEAGMRYMVLTARHHDGFSLFDSKVSDFTAPKTAAKRDLVAEYVEACRKNGMRIGFYYSLLDWRFKAYFEGPQKDPEGWSKFLEYVHTQVKELCTNYGKIDILWYDGAWPWSAEDWRSAELNEMVRRLQPDILINDRSKIPGDFSTPEQRISPPPEPDRMWETCMTMNDNWGYSAADRNYKSVRRLIMNLVQCAKDGGNYLLNVGPKADGTIPTESITRLKKIGKWMRANGESVYGTERCCQFSNTVGLMTAKGNIAYLHVFRWPGSKITISCVKNKVLSAKLLANGEKVKFEQMEDRVTFRNLPKKAPDPLDSVISIEFDGKPEALPHFRYIP from the coding sequence TTGCGGACGGAGTGGTTTAATCAGGCACGTTTCGGGATGTTTATTCATTGGGGCCTTTACTCACTATTGGCTCGGGGTGAATGGGTTCGCTACCATGAGAGAATACCGTTTTCCGAGTATAGGCGACTAGCATCAAAGTTCAATCCAAGAAGATATCGACCAGAAGAGTGGGTCAACCTTGCACAAGAGGCAGGAATGAGATACATGGTTCTGACCGCGAGACATCACGATGGCTTTTCTTTGTTCGACAGCAAAGTCTCAGACTTCACCGCACCGAAAACAGCAGCCAAACGCGACCTAGTGGCGGAATATGTCGAGGCATGCAGAAAAAACGGGATGAGAATAGGTTTCTATTATTCTCTCCTCGATTGGCGATTTAAAGCATACTTCGAAGGGCCTCAAAAAGATCCTGAGGGCTGGTCAAAATTTCTCGAATATGTTCATACACAAGTTAAAGAGCTCTGCACTAACTATGGAAAGATTGACATATTATGGTATGATGGAGCCTGGCCATGGAGTGCTGAAGACTGGCGTTCAGCCGAGTTAAACGAGATGGTGAGGAGACTACAGCCAGATATCCTAATAAATGACCGATCGAAAATTCCTGGAGACTTTAGCACACCCGAGCAGAGGATATCTCCTCCGCCTGAACCAGACCGTATGTGGGAAACATGCATGACGATGAATGATAACTGGGGATATTCGGCGGCGGATCGGAATTATAAAAGTGTGAGAAGGCTCATTATGAACCTTGTTCAGTGTGCCAAGGATGGAGGAAATTATCTTCTCAACGTCGGTCCAAAGGCCGATGGAACGATTCCTACAGAATCCATTACAAGATTAAAGAAGATTGGTAAATGGATGAGGGCAAATGGCGAGTCAGTTTATGGAACAGAAAGATGCTGCCAATTCTCAAACACAGTCGGTTTAATGACGGCGAAGGGCAATATTGCCTATCTCCATGTTTTTCGTTGGCCAGGAAGTAAAATAACAATTTCCTGCGTGAAGAATAAAGTCTTATCAGCGAAACTACTAGCAAACGGAGAAAAAGTCAAGTTCGAGCAGATGGAAGACCGAGTTACATTTAGGAACCTGCCCAAAAAAGCACCAGACCCATTGGATAGTGTGATATCTATTGAATTTGATGGCAAACCAGAAGCTCTACCCCACTTTCGTTACATTCCATGA